Proteins encoded within one genomic window of Cytophagales bacterium:
- a CDS encoding phosphatidate cytidylyltransferase — translation MSKFTDLAPRLIAAILGAALIITALVLGPWFYFAIFLGISFMTLWEFYRLLRSQQYIPLRKLGVVVGTILFSLTFLVEARLAGPKFYFLLFPLASLIFLFKLYKKEDTTPFLNIGFYYLGLVYVTLPFALLNHAVYISGSYSYEVVVGLLLIIWASDTGAYFAGSMFGKTKLFERISPKKSWEGSIGGALLSAAMAFGISFFFMDLALWQWFVIALIIVIVGTYGDLVESLFKRTMEIKDSGKAIPGHGGFLDRFDSLLLSMPFVVAFLEFTQ, via the coding sequence TTGAGCAAATTCACCGACCTTGCCCCACGTCTGATTGCAGCCATTCTTGGCGCCGCTTTGATCATAACCGCACTTGTGCTGGGACCGTGGTTCTATTTCGCAATTTTTCTAGGCATCAGCTTCATGACCCTTTGGGAATTCTACCGTTTGCTAAGGAGCCAACAGTATATCCCCCTCCGTAAATTAGGTGTGGTCGTTGGAACCATCCTCTTTAGCCTTACTTTTCTCGTAGAAGCCAGATTGGCCGGACCTAAGTTCTATTTTCTACTTTTCCCGTTGGCCTCGCTGATCTTCTTATTTAAACTATATAAGAAAGAAGACACAACACCTTTTCTAAACATTGGTTTCTATTACCTGGGTTTGGTTTACGTAACACTCCCTTTCGCCTTATTGAACCACGCTGTGTACATTTCAGGATCCTACAGTTATGAAGTAGTGGTAGGCTTATTGTTGATCATCTGGGCCTCTGACACAGGTGCTTATTTTGCAGGAAGTATGTTCGGAAAGACCAAACTGTTTGAACGTATCTCTCCCAAAAAGTCTTGGGAAGGTAGCATTGGGGGAGCACTGTTATCCGCTGCTATGGCTTTTGGTATTTCTTTTTTCTTCATGGATCTGGCCCTGTGGCAATGGTTCGTCATTGCCCTGATCATTGTGATTGTAGGCACTTATGGAGATCTGGTAGAGTCACTCTTTAAGAGAACAATGGAAATCAAAGATTCCGGAAAAGCGATCCCCGGTCATGGTGGATTTTTAGACCGGTTTGACAGCCTGTTACTTTCCATGCCTTTTGTGGTGGCCTTCCTTGAATTCACACAATAA
- a CDS encoding DMT family transporter, whose amino-acid sequence MKNSRYLALGLLILLALIWGSSFILIKKGLTVLDSREVGALRIVSAFVFLAVVGIGNLKKVQRHEWKYLLIVGLAGSLIPSFLFAFAQTRLDSAVVGILNALTPLFTIIISVFVYKRTQGRNAFFGVVAGFVGSVLLIIAGSGGSIENINFYAFFIVLATVLYGTNLNVTKEHLSGQKAIVITSVSMLMVGPVASIYLFGMTDFAYKLQHVDGAWLATSYILILGVFGTALAMVIFNHIVKLTNPLFTSSVTYIIPIVAVIWGLLDGEQLLLLHYLGMAFIILGVYIANSRKRASSK is encoded by the coding sequence ATGAAAAATTCGCGGTACTTGGCATTGGGGTTATTGATCCTGCTTGCCCTCATATGGGGTTCATCATTCATTCTGATCAAGAAAGGGTTAACCGTACTTGACTCACGTGAAGTGGGCGCATTGAGGATTGTTTCTGCCTTTGTCTTTCTGGCAGTGGTGGGTATTGGCAACCTTAAAAAGGTACAGCGACACGAATGGAAATATCTGCTCATAGTAGGGCTTGCCGGAAGTTTGATCCCGTCGTTCCTCTTTGCTTTCGCGCAAACGAGACTTGATAGTGCCGTAGTAGGTATTCTGAATGCTTTGACACCTCTGTTCACCATCATTATTTCTGTTTTCGTTTATAAAAGGACGCAAGGTCGAAATGCTTTTTTTGGTGTAGTCGCCGGATTTGTGGGTTCGGTGCTTTTGATCATCGCAGGGTCTGGTGGTAGTATTGAAAACATCAACTTCTACGCGTTTTTCATTGTATTGGCTACGGTGTTGTATGGGACCAACCTGAATGTGACCAAAGAACACCTTTCGGGACAGAAAGCTATTGTAATCACGAGTGTATCCATGCTGATGGTGGGGCCTGTTGCTTCGATTTACCTTTTTGGTATGACGGATTTTGCGTACAAACTCCAGCATGTCGATGGGGCGTGGTTGGCCACTTCCTACATATTGATATTAGGCGTGTTTGGTACAGCTCTCGCCATGGTTATTTTCAATCACATTGTCAAACTGACCAATCCACTTTTCACTTCATCGGTAACCTACATCATTCCTATTGTTGCGGTGATCTGGGGCTTATTGGATGGAGAGCAATTGTTGTTGCTGCACTACTTAGGCATGGCCTTTATTATCCTCGGCGTTTACATCGCCAATAGCAGGAAAAGAGCAAGTTCGAAGTAA
- a CDS encoding CPBP family intramembrane glutamic endopeptidase yields MQNDLGNAADLKFMPWLQLVVLTAYTLVGLFGFMLISYALILPFFGFDLEAWQEALTYPSESPESRLPLLISQGITSLGAFFIMPLIFMRKFLKYSLSDFFSTPSPIWQPLVMTIIITFSFMVVNSIVVEWNQDLQLPEFLSWFESQAKSKEAQLQQMTEYLTNFSGFMQFLVGLIVIALIPAIGEEFLFRGLLQNMFAKGFGNHHVAIWLTALLFGAFHFQFYGVFPRMLLGVLFGYLYYWSGHLSLAMIGHFINNAFTLVTLYLYSVGVINQDITGTPELPPTALLALFALICGALLIVFRLYFKEEPATADE; encoded by the coding sequence ATGCAAAATGATCTAGGTAATGCCGCCGACCTAAAGTTCATGCCCTGGCTTCAGCTGGTCGTGCTTACTGCCTATACCCTGGTTGGACTGTTCGGATTCATGCTCATTTCTTATGCATTGATCCTGCCCTTCTTTGGTTTTGATCTTGAGGCATGGCAGGAAGCACTGACCTATCCCTCCGAATCTCCGGAAAGCCGATTACCGCTACTCATTTCACAAGGCATTACGTCGCTAGGCGCCTTTTTTATCATGCCGCTCATTTTCATGCGAAAGTTCCTGAAGTATTCGCTGAGTGACTTTTTTTCCACCCCCTCACCCATTTGGCAACCATTAGTCATGACCATCATCATCACCTTCAGTTTCATGGTGGTCAACAGCATCGTGGTGGAATGGAATCAGGACTTGCAGCTCCCTGAATTTCTGTCCTGGTTTGAATCTCAGGCCAAAAGCAAAGAAGCACAGCTCCAGCAAATGACGGAATACCTGACCAACTTTTCAGGTTTCATGCAGTTTCTGGTTGGCCTTATCGTCATTGCACTGATTCCGGCCATTGGTGAGGAGTTCCTCTTTCGGGGACTACTGCAAAACATGTTCGCCAAAGGGTTTGGCAATCACCATGTCGCTATCTGGCTGACTGCTCTGCTTTTCGGAGCTTTCCATTTTCAATTTTACGGAGTATTCCCGAGGATGCTTCTGGGAGTGCTGTTCGGATACCTTTATTATTGGTCGGGACATCTTTCTCTGGCGATGATTGGCCATTTCATCAACAATGCTTTTACGTTGGTCACCTTATACCTTTATAGTGTAGGTGTCATCAACCAGGACATTACCGGTACGCCGGAATTACCACCGACGGCACTGTTAGCTTTGTTCGCATTAATTTGCGGTGCTTTATTAATCGTATTTAGACTTTATTTCAAGGAGGAGCCTGCAACAGCAGATGAGTGA
- the guaB gene encoding IMP dehydrogenase — translation MTSPDSKFQQEALTYDDVLLIPGYSEVLPRDTETDTYITRNIKLNIPLVSAAMDTVTEASLAISMALEGGIGIIHKNMTIADQAAQVRKVKRSQSGMILDPITLPVNSTVRDAEMIMSENKIGGIPVVDSNRKLIGIVTNRDLRFEKQLGRAVSEIMTKDNIVTGTNEIGLAEAEEILQEHKIEKLPIVDATGTLTGLITYKDILKNKDRPNACKDEYGRLRVGAAVGVTPDISDRIAALIKAGVDLVSIDTAHGHSKGVIETAKRIKQEFPDIDLIVGNVATGAAAKALVDAGADAIKVGVGPGSICTTRIIAGVGVPQLTAVYESARAIAGSGVPVIADGGIRFSGDVVKAIAGGANTVMIGSLLAGTEEAPGEVILYEGRKFKSYRGMGSVEAMEEGSKDRYFQDAEDDIKKLVPEGIVGRVPYKGLVGEVLYQLVGGLKAGMGYCGAGSIADLQKASFSKITNAGSVESHPHDIHITREAPNYSRK, via the coding sequence ATGACATCCCCCGATTCCAAATTTCAACAAGAAGCCCTCACTTACGATGACGTGCTTCTCATCCCAGGATACTCAGAAGTTCTGCCCCGAGATACGGAAACAGACACCTACATCACCAGAAACATTAAGTTGAACATTCCGCTGGTTTCCGCGGCAATGGACACGGTGACCGAAGCAAGTCTGGCGATCTCCATGGCCCTTGAAGGGGGTATAGGTATCATTCACAAAAACATGACCATCGCTGATCAGGCAGCACAGGTACGTAAAGTGAAGCGATCACAAAGCGGAATGATCCTCGATCCCATCACCTTACCGGTAAACAGCACCGTGCGTGATGCGGAAATGATCATGAGTGAGAACAAAATCGGGGGTATTCCCGTCGTGGACTCCAACAGGAAACTCATTGGGATCGTCACTAATCGGGACCTCCGGTTTGAAAAGCAGTTGGGAAGAGCTGTCAGTGAGATCATGACCAAGGATAACATTGTCACGGGAACCAATGAAATTGGTTTGGCCGAGGCTGAAGAGATCCTTCAGGAACACAAGATCGAAAAACTCCCCATCGTTGATGCAACGGGAACATTGACGGGACTGATCACTTATAAGGATATTCTCAAAAACAAAGACCGACCCAACGCCTGTAAAGATGAATATGGTCGTTTGCGTGTAGGTGCTGCGGTAGGGGTAACGCCTGATATCTCAGACCGGATCGCAGCGTTGATCAAAGCGGGCGTGGATCTGGTAAGCATCGATACCGCACACGGACACTCGAAAGGAGTGATCGAAACCGCGAAAAGAATCAAGCAAGAATTTCCAGACATAGATCTCATCGTAGGTAATGTGGCCACAGGAGCAGCGGCCAAAGCCCTGGTAGATGCCGGAGCAGATGCCATCAAAGTAGGTGTTGGCCCAGGTAGCATCTGTACTACCAGGATCATCGCGGGTGTTGGTGTTCCTCAGCTTACCGCAGTATACGAATCTGCAAGAGCCATTGCTGGATCAGGAGTCCCTGTAATCGCAGATGGAGGTATCCGATTTTCTGGCGATGTGGTAAAAGCCATCGCCGGAGGAGCCAATACGGTCATGATCGGTTCACTATTGGCTGGAACTGAAGAAGCGCCAGGAGAAGTGATCCTTTACGAAGGACGTAAGTTCAAGTCTTACCGGGGAATGGGCTCAGTAGAAGCCATGGAAGAAGGCTCGAAAGATCGTTACTTCCAGGATGCCGAGGATGACATTAAAAAGTTGGTCCCCGAAGGTATTGTGGGCCGAGTCCCTTATAAAGGACTGGTCGGTGAGGTACTTTATCAATTGGTCGGAGGCCTAAAGGCAGGTATGGGATACTGTGGAGCGGGCAGTATTGCCGACCTACAGAAAGCATCATTCTCTAAGATCACCAATGCCGGATCGGTGGAAAGTCATCCGCACGATATCCATATCACCCGGGAAGCGCCGAATTACAGTAGAAAGTAA
- a CDS encoding STAS domain-containing protein, which translates to MVEIIENEEGDIFELEVIGEVDASSSINLDNALVKAMESDKSILINLQQLQYISSAGLGVFISYLEELKTKQTKLVFYGLTETVSQVFEILGLHELFEICDSKESATAKLNEA; encoded by the coding sequence ATGGTTGAAATAATAGAAAACGAAGAAGGAGATATTTTTGAATTAGAGGTCATTGGCGAAGTGGATGCCAGTTCTTCTATCAATCTGGACAATGCATTGGTGAAGGCCATGGAGTCTGATAAAAGTATCCTGATCAATCTGCAGCAACTGCAGTACATCTCTTCGGCGGGTTTGGGGGTTTTCATCTCTTATCTGGAGGAGCTGAAAACGAAGCAAACCAAATTAGTGTTTTACGGGCTTACAGAAACGGTGAGTCAGGTTTTTGAGATCCTGGGATTGCATGAACTGTTTGAAATTTGTGATTCGAAAGAGTCAGCAACGGCAAAGTTGAATGAAGCATAG
- a CDS encoding GAF domain-containing SpoIIE family protein phosphatase, translating into MSQKLKIRITFFVGLVSWLLFTFFDIYAILLQRYKMQEDLATSLPQAFLTLFILATLFYYRYKVTKAESVNFIDLLWKVFVTGLVTTLISLTIQGFFILFKGSSIASNAITINFFYHVYSGAVIIYLISTFVVWKRLILYQKSKNLIQLWNFFEYGLYGALIFDFFGYGFSTTNFTVALVFLTGFSVILSLNLKWIAYLNFKQKWKSILFILLSGIYLYHFRDNLLYFSELKVLVIDLMDRVFIVAILIFIFLYALIAVLVTLFNLPTSSVFERKLKEAVDFQKLSQSIPAGQSELQTYEILLDSSMSAVFADAAWLEVNNGDSQFYLRNVNKEQVAELKSQIKSESVEKIVNFRSEDINLGHQKIIGGIKGYQYRSILALPIFLQNEQAGCLVLLQEVSDAFNREMVEIIRTFVSQASISLENALLIKDAIENERYKEQLNIAKNVQKSLLPQKLDINPQLEVATYSMAADEVGGDYYDLVKFSETRFGLIIGDVSGKGTSAAFNMAQVKGIFHSLAQFNLPPDELIRKANLAVGKCLERSSFITASYFVIESDTRKVQYVRAGHCPTLLYCNEDKSARFLSSKGMGMGILRNSEYDKYVHSNDLTLQSGDILVLHTDGITEATNRDGEQFGEERLQQSLMQHVGKNPAEIKEGIITDLYSFSEEKRLDDDYTLVIVKFE; encoded by the coding sequence ATGTCTCAGAAGCTCAAAATAAGGATTACTTTTTTCGTTGGACTTGTCTCCTGGCTCCTGTTCACCTTCTTTGATATCTATGCCATTCTACTGCAACGCTATAAGATGCAGGAAGATCTGGCCACTTCTTTGCCCCAGGCATTTCTGACCTTATTCATTCTGGCAACTCTCTTCTATTACCGATATAAGGTCACTAAAGCTGAAAGTGTCAACTTCATCGATCTGCTCTGGAAAGTATTCGTCACAGGGCTGGTCACCACCTTGATCTCGCTAACGATACAGGGATTTTTTATTCTTTTCAAAGGCAGCAGCATTGCCAGCAATGCGATCACCATCAACTTTTTCTACCACGTCTATAGTGGTGCCGTAATTATCTATCTGATTTCGACTTTTGTCGTCTGGAAAAGATTGATCCTCTATCAGAAGTCGAAAAACTTAATTCAACTCTGGAATTTCTTTGAATATGGCCTGTATGGAGCCCTTATCTTTGACTTTTTCGGATACGGCTTCTCTACCACCAACTTCACAGTTGCACTCGTATTTTTAACTGGGTTCTCGGTCATTCTGTCCCTGAACCTCAAGTGGATCGCTTATCTGAATTTCAAACAGAAGTGGAAGAGCATCCTTTTCATCTTGTTGTCCGGCATTTATTTGTATCATTTTCGGGACAACCTGCTGTATTTCTCTGAACTGAAGGTGCTGGTCATAGACCTGATGGATCGGGTGTTTATCGTGGCCATTCTGATCTTTATTTTCCTGTATGCACTGATCGCAGTACTGGTTACTTTGTTCAACCTGCCCACCTCCTCCGTATTTGAGCGCAAGTTGAAAGAAGCGGTGGACTTCCAGAAACTGAGTCAATCCATTCCCGCCGGACAAAGTGAATTACAGACTTACGAAATTCTATTGGACAGCTCCATGAGTGCCGTTTTTGCAGATGCTGCATGGCTGGAAGTAAATAACGGAGATTCACAATTTTACCTGCGGAATGTCAACAAGGAGCAGGTTGCGGAACTGAAGAGCCAAATCAAATCAGAGTCAGTCGAAAAAATCGTCAATTTCCGTTCGGAAGACATCAATCTGGGCCACCAAAAGATCATAGGGGGCATCAAAGGCTATCAATACCGCTCAATTCTGGCTTTACCTATTTTCTTGCAAAATGAACAGGCCGGCTGTCTGGTCCTGTTACAGGAAGTATCCGATGCCTTCAATCGTGAGATGGTGGAGATCATCCGAACTTTCGTAAGCCAGGCAAGTATTTCTCTGGAAAATGCCTTGCTGATCAAGGATGCCATTGAAAATGAGCGTTACAAGGAGCAACTGAACATTGCGAAGAATGTCCAGAAAAGTCTCCTGCCACAGAAATTGGACATCAACCCACAATTAGAGGTTGCTACTTACTCCATGGCGGCCGATGAAGTGGGGGGTGACTATTATGACCTGGTGAAATTCAGTGAGACCAGATTTGGGCTGATCATCGGCGATGTTTCCGGAAAAGGTACTTCTGCAGCCTTTAACATGGCCCAGGTAAAAGGGATCTTTCACAGCCTGGCCCAATTTAACCTACCACCTGATGAATTGATCCGAAAGGCAAACCTCGCGGTTGGCAAGTGCCTGGAAAGATCTTCTTTCATCACCGCCAGTTATTTCGTCATAGAAAGTGATACGCGCAAGGTTCAATATGTACGAGCAGGGCATTGTCCTACGTTATTGTACTGCAACGAGGACAAAAGTGCCAGGTTTCTTTCCTCAAAAGGGATGGGAATGGGAATCCTAAGAAACTCTGAGTACGATAAATACGTTCATTCAAATGATCTTACCCTACAGTCTGGAGACATATTGGTGCTTCATACTGACGGTATCACCGAAGCGACAAACAGGGATGGAGAACAATTTGGTGAAGAGAGATTGCAACAATCTCTGATGCAACACGTTGGGAAAAATCCAGCCGAAATCAAAGAAGGAATTATTACTGATCTGTACAGTTTCTCAGAAGAGAAGAGACTGGACGATGATTATACATTAGTCATAGTGAAGTTTGAATAA
- a CDS encoding DUF2007 domain-containing protein — protein MSDWQKVYEDSLAYRAEIVKAVLEDREMNPVIMDKKDSAYQLGHFEIYVPPEHTLQAIRIIKEEIKF, from the coding sequence ATGAGTGACTGGCAAAAAGTATACGAAGATAGTCTGGCCTACCGAGCGGAGATCGTGAAGGCGGTACTCGAAGATCGTGAAATGAATCCCGTGATCATGGATAAAAAAGACTCTGCCTATCAACTGGGACACTTTGAAATATACGTACCGCCTGAGCATACCCTGCAGGCGATCAGGATCATAAAAGAAGAGATCAAGTTTTGA
- a CDS encoding ATP-binding protein — protein MKHRIIIPCEKEKLESVRVFVQGHLDTYGLSEIESHKIVLAIDEVCANMIIHSNNCDPNESLELEMVFKKNQNIIFVIRDKGESFDINAYKEPSMQEIISSKRKGGLGLMLVKRIMDKIEFTTENNYNICRLTKKL, from the coding sequence ATGAAGCATAGGATAATTATCCCTTGTGAAAAAGAAAAACTAGAATCTGTGCGGGTTTTTGTACAGGGTCATCTGGATACGTATGGCCTGTCGGAAATCGAATCGCACAAGATCGTGCTGGCTATCGACGAGGTTTGTGCCAATATGATCATCCATTCCAATAATTGTGACCCGAACGAATCGCTGGAACTGGAAATGGTGTTTAAGAAGAATCAGAACATCATTTTTGTGATCCGCGACAAAGGGGAGAGCTTCGACATCAATGCTTATAAAGAACCATCCATGCAGGAAATCATCTCCTCTAAAAGGAAGGGTGGGCTCGGGCTCATGTTAGTGAAAAGAATTATGGATAAAATTGAATTCACTACCGAAAACAATTACAATATTTGCAGGCTTACCAAAAAGCTCTAG
- the dusB gene encoding tRNA dihydrouridine synthase DusB, translated as MVKIGNIELGEFPLLLAPMEDVSDPPFRAVCKEKGADLMFTEFISSEGLIRHADKSVQKLDIYDYERPIGIQIFGDKIESMREAAAIAEAANPEIVDINYGCPVKKVACKGAGAGILLDLPKMQKMTEEIVKRVNKPVTVKTRLGWDENTIKIKEVAQRLQDVGIQALSIHGRTRKQMYKGEADWSHIREVKEMPEIHIPIFGNGDIDSPEKAVEYKNKYGVDGIMIGRASIGYPWIFNEIKHYMATGEKLIEPDLEERVRVTKQHLDFSVQWKGERKGIFEMRRHYTNYFRGISHFKPFRTRLVESDSHQELLEILDEISYKLASPVLA; from the coding sequence TTGGTAAAAATAGGAAACATAGAACTGGGCGAATTTCCATTGTTGCTCGCGCCAATGGAAGATGTGAGTGATCCTCCCTTCCGGGCAGTATGCAAAGAAAAGGGTGCGGACCTGATGTTTACTGAGTTTATCTCGTCTGAGGGACTGATCAGACATGCTGATAAGAGTGTGCAAAAACTGGACATTTACGACTATGAGCGTCCGATAGGCATACAGATCTTCGGTGACAAAATTGAATCTATGCGAGAAGCGGCAGCCATTGCTGAAGCAGCCAATCCAGAGATCGTAGATATCAACTACGGATGTCCGGTGAAGAAAGTGGCTTGCAAAGGAGCGGGTGCAGGCATTCTGCTAGATCTGCCGAAGATGCAGAAAATGACGGAAGAGATCGTCAAGCGGGTGAATAAGCCTGTGACCGTAAAAACCCGTCTGGGATGGGATGAAAACACGATCAAGATCAAGGAAGTGGCACAAAGGCTGCAAGATGTAGGTATCCAGGCGTTGAGTATACACGGACGTACACGCAAGCAGATGTACAAAGGGGAGGCCGATTGGTCTCATATCAGGGAAGTAAAAGAAATGCCAGAGATCCATATTCCTATTTTCGGGAATGGCGATATCGATTCTCCCGAAAAGGCAGTCGAGTACAAGAATAAGTATGGTGTTGATGGGATCATGATTGGTCGCGCTTCCATTGGTTATCCCTGGATCTTTAATGAGATCAAACATTACATGGCTACCGGAGAAAAACTGATTGAGCCTGATCTTGAAGAACGTGTTAGGGTTACCAAACAACACCTGGATTTTTCAGTACAATGGAAAGGGGAGCGAAAAGGCATTTTCGAGATGCGTCGCCATTATACCAATTATTTCCGCGGCATTTCACATTTCAAACCTTTCCGAACTCGATTAGTTGAGTCTGATTCCCATCAGGAACTGTTGGAAATCCTGGACGAAATTTCTTACAAGCTGGCTTCACCGGTGCTTGCCTGA
- a CDS encoding peptidyl-prolyl cis-trans isomerase, whose product MKVPITAILIALLATSCEYFQQKVETEKVIIAQANDAILYLDDLNGITPIGLGEEDSTKLVETYVQNWVKKQVLISRAIQETQFDQEEIDRKVLDYRYSLIIHEFEKNYVQSNLNPDITDSEIEAYYQEKSDNFLLKQNILRCLFAKVPKGSPGIENFRRNIRGYPNASLDDIKSYCFQYANSAFTDEDIWINFNEVATASPLKEVKNQVQFLQSSTYNETSDDEFIYFLRILEYKISDEMSPLEFIRDDIESILVNKRKIELKRELEEAIYEEAKKNESFKIYSR is encoded by the coding sequence TTGAAAGTCCCGATTACTGCCATTCTTATCGCTTTATTAGCAACCAGTTGCGAATATTTTCAGCAAAAGGTTGAAACGGAGAAGGTCATAATCGCCCAGGCCAATGATGCGATCTTGTATCTCGATGACCTCAATGGCATTACACCAATTGGACTGGGTGAGGAAGACAGCACCAAGCTGGTAGAAACATACGTACAGAATTGGGTCAAGAAGCAAGTATTGATTTCCAGGGCGATTCAGGAAACGCAATTTGATCAGGAAGAAATTGACCGCAAAGTGCTCGATTATCGGTACTCACTGATCATTCACGAATTTGAAAAAAATTATGTCCAGTCCAATCTGAATCCGGACATCACAGACAGTGAGATAGAGGCGTACTATCAGGAAAAATCAGATAATTTTTTACTGAAACAGAACATCCTGAGGTGCCTGTTCGCCAAAGTCCCGAAAGGTTCTCCAGGTATCGAAAATTTCAGGAGAAATATCCGTGGATATCCCAATGCCAGCCTGGACGATATCAAAAGCTATTGTTTCCAATATGCCAACAGTGCATTTACGGATGAGGACATTTGGATCAATTTTAACGAGGTAGCTACCGCTAGTCCCTTAAAAGAAGTTAAAAATCAAGTTCAGTTTTTGCAATCCAGTACTTATAATGAAACTTCGGACGATGAATTCATTTATTTTCTGAGAATTCTTGAATATAAGATCTCAGATGAGATGTCTCCGTTAGAATTTATTAGGGATGATATTGAGAGTATTCTCGTCAATAAACGAAAAATCGAACTGAAAAGGGAATTGGAAGAAGCCATTTATGAAGAAGCTAAAAAGAATGAGTCCTTTAAAATATATTCTCGCTAG